Proteins from one Puntigrus tetrazona isolate hp1 chromosome 10, ASM1883169v1, whole genome shotgun sequence genomic window:
- the atg101 gene encoding autophagy-related protein 101, which yields MNCRSEVLEVSVEGRQVDEAMLALLHTILLHRSTGKFHYKKEGTYSIGTVGTQDVDCDFIDFTFVRVSSDELDRVIRKAVAEFKDALGNSGSDGMGQISLEFYQKKKSRWPFSDECIPWEVWSIKVNVVNLANEQERQICREKVGEKLGEKVINIVEVINRHEYLPKMPTQSEVDNVFDTSLKDVQPYLYKITYQITDSLGTSVSTTMRRLIKDTLAL from the exons ATGAACTGTAGATCAGAAGTCCTGGAGGTGTCAGTGGAGGGCAGGCAGGTGGATGAGGCCATGCTGGCCCTCCTGCACACGATCCTCCTGCACCGCAGCACAGGGAAATTTCACTATAAAAAAGAGGGCACGTACTCCATCGGCACGGTGGGAACTCAAGACGTGGACTGCGACTTCATCGACTTTACATTCGTGCGAGTGTCTTCTGATGAGCTGGACAGGGTTATCAGGAAAGCGGTAGCCGAGTTTAAG GATGCTCTTGGTAATTCTGGGAGTGATGGCATGGGTCAGATCTCTTTGGAGTTCTACCAGAAGAAGAAGTCCCGCTGGCCCTTCTCAGACGAATGCATCCCGTGGGAGGTTTGGAGCATCAAGGTGAACGTGGTGAACCTGGCCAATGAACAGGAGCGTCAGATCTGCAGGGAGAAAGTTGGCGAGAAGCTCGGAGAGAAAGTTATCAACATCGTGGAGGTCATCAACCGCCACGAGTATCTTCCCAAGATGCCCACACAGTCGGAGGTGGACAATGTATTCGATACAAGTTTGAAAGACGTTCAGCCGTATCTGTACAAGATCACGTACCAGATCACTGACTCTCTGGGCACGTCAGTGAGCACGACCATGAGGAGGCTGATCAAAGACACGCTGGCATTGTAA
- the rad51c gene encoding DNA repair protein RAD51 homolog 3, which yields MHRTVPSLPLAPSVKVKLINAGFQVASDLIDMRPLQLCKEAGISQEEALDVLKMLREDGQPHQQRAATESLTALDLLHQEQAVGSIVTFCSALDDALGGGVPVGKTTEICGAPGVGKTQLCMQLAVDVQIPVCFGGLGGKALYIDTEGSFLVQRVADMAEAAVQHCTLLGEDTEQRQALEELTVEKILSNLFLVRCHDYVELLAEVYLLPDFLSEHPEVRLVVIDSIAFPFRHDFEDLSQRTRLLNGLAQQLIQLATQHSVAVVLTNQMTTRVSNGQSKLVPALGESWGHAATQRLILHWEGLRRLASLYKSPSQMEATIKYQITVQGFRDAPDEPRPIPASSAVSSPLGNHSKRPRTENLS from the exons ATGCACAGGACTGTGCCCAGCCTCCCCCTGGCTCCTTCGGTGAAGGTGAAGCTCATCAACGCGGGGTTCCAAGTGGCTTCAGACCTGATCGACATGCGTCCTCTTCAGCTCTGCAAAG AGGCAGGCATCTCTCAGGAGGAGGCGTTGGATGTGCTAAAGATGTTGAGGGAAGATGGCCAGCCtcaccagcagagggcagcaacAGAGAGCCTAACAGCTTTGGATCTCCTGCACCAGGAGCAGGCTGTGGGGAGCATCGTGACATTCTGCTCGGCCCTGGATGATGCCCTCGGAGGGGGGGTTCCTGTGGGAAAGACCACCGAGATCTGCGGGGCCCCTGGTGTTGGAAAGACTCAGCTGTG catgcagCTGGCGGTGGACGTGCAGAttcctgtgtgttttggagGTCTGGGAGGAAAGGCACTGTATATAGACACCGAAGGGAGTTTCTTAGTGCAGCGGGTTGCTGATATGGCAGAGGCAGCCGTGCAGCACTGCACTCTCCTGGGAGAGGATACAG AACAGAGACAGGCTTTAGAGGAACTTACTGTCGAGAAGATCCTCTCAAACCTCTTCTTGGTCCGTTGCCATGACTATGTAGAGCTGTTAGCTGAGGTTTACCTCCTACCTGACTTCCTTTCTGAGCATCCCGAG GTGAGGCTAGTAGTGATTGACAGCATCGCCTTCCCTTTCCGGCATGATTTTGAGGATCTTTCTCAGAGGACTCGCCTTCTAAATGGCCTTGCCCAGCAGCTCATCCAACTAGCAACACAACATAGTGTTGCG GTTGTTTTGACCAATCAGATGACGACAAGAGTTTCAAATGGCCAATCTAAGCTAGTTCCTGCATTAG GTGAGAGTTGGGGTCATGCTGCGACGCAGAGGCTCATCCTGCACTGGGAGGGACTGCGAAG GCTCGCCTCCCTGTACAAGTCCCCAAGTCAAATGGAAGCcacaattaaatatcaaatcacA GTCCAGGGTTTTAGGGATGCCCCGGATGAACCCAGACCTATCCCTGCTTCATCTGCAGTCTCATCTCCTTTAGGAAACCACAGCAAACGCCCTCGAACGGAGAATCTGTCTTGA